The following are encoded in a window of Amycolatopsis lexingtonensis genomic DNA:
- a CDS encoding bifunctional 4-hydroxy-2-oxoglutarate aldolase/2-dehydro-3-deoxy-phosphogluconate aldolase, whose amino-acid sequence MRDLRAVLAEHRLVAILRASDASRFADAAMVLHAAGVRLLEATLTTPGAPAAITALRLALGEDALIGAGSVREPSDVDTAVDAGAAYLITPTVNPAVLERAAELDTPVVCGALTPTEIDQAWRLGAAAVKVFPIAAAGGVAYLRAVRAPLPDVPLVPTGGVHLADVEGYLRSGAIAVAAATPLLGDALSSGGSLPDLATRAGEFVAAASRFTTV is encoded by the coding sequence GTGAGGGACCTCCGGGCGGTACTGGCCGAACACCGGCTCGTCGCGATCCTGCGGGCCTCGGACGCGTCTCGGTTCGCCGACGCGGCGATGGTGCTGCACGCGGCGGGCGTCCGCCTGCTCGAAGCGACGCTGACGACACCGGGCGCGCCCGCGGCGATCACCGCGCTGCGCCTGGCCCTCGGCGAAGACGCGCTGATCGGCGCGGGCAGCGTCCGCGAACCGTCCGATGTGGACACCGCGGTCGACGCGGGCGCGGCGTACCTGATCACCCCGACGGTCAACCCCGCGGTGCTGGAGCGCGCCGCGGAGCTGGACACGCCGGTGGTCTGCGGCGCGCTCACGCCGACCGAGATCGACCAGGCGTGGCGCCTCGGCGCGGCCGCGGTGAAGGTGTTCCCGATCGCGGCCGCCGGCGGCGTCGCGTACCTGCGCGCGGTCCGCGCCCCGCTGCCGGACGTCCCGCTGGTCCCGACCGGCGGCGTCCACCTGGCCGACGTCGAGGGCTACCTGCGCTCGGGCGCGATCGCCGTCGCGGCGGCGACACCCCTGCTGGGCGACGCGCTGTCGTCCGGCGGCAGCCTCCCGGACCTGGCCACCCGCGCGGGCGAGTTCGTCGCGGCCGCGAGCCGCTTCACGACCGTCTGA
- a CDS encoding isochorismatase family protein — translation MGTALIVVDVQNDFCEGGSLGLPGGAAAAAGISKQAAEGGYSHVVATRDNHIDPGDHFSETPDFKDSWPVHCVAGTPGASFHPALDVVPITEVFSKGEYSAAYSGFEGAARDGKSLEAWLREHDVTDVDVVGIATDFCVRATALDAAKAGFGVRVLLDLTVGGSQPTVDATLKDFDEAGIAYTGTAAVPPAS, via the coding sequence ATGGGTACCGCGCTGATCGTGGTGGACGTGCAGAACGACTTCTGCGAAGGGGGTTCGCTCGGCCTGCCGGGCGGGGCCGCCGCCGCGGCCGGCATCTCGAAGCAGGCCGCCGAAGGGGGCTACAGCCACGTGGTGGCCACCAGGGACAACCACATCGACCCGGGCGACCACTTCAGCGAGACGCCGGACTTCAAGGACAGCTGGCCGGTGCACTGCGTCGCCGGCACGCCGGGTGCGTCGTTCCACCCCGCGCTCGACGTCGTCCCGATCACCGAGGTCTTTTCGAAGGGCGAGTACAGCGCCGCGTACTCCGGCTTCGAGGGCGCGGCCCGCGACGGGAAGTCCCTGGAAGCGTGGCTGCGCGAACACGACGTCACCGACGTCGACGTCGTCGGCATCGCGACGGACTTCTGCGTCCGCGCGACGGCGCTCGACGCGGCGAAGGCGGGCTTCGGGGTGCGGGTGCTGCTGGACCTGACGGTCGGTGGCTCGCAGCCGACGGTCGACGCGACGCTGAAGGACTTCGACGAGGCGGGCATCGCCTACACCGGCACCGCCGCCGTGCCGCCGGCCTCGTGA
- a CDS encoding nicotinate phosphoribosyltransferase, protein MGSPEPATASTALLTDHYELTMLGSALADGTAERPCVFEVFARRLPDGRRYGVVAGTARVLDAIADFRFTDAELAQLEATAVVDDATLSWLADYEFSGDLDGYAEGELYFPGSPILTVTGSFAECVLLETLVLSILNHDSAIASAAARMSGAAHGRPIIEMGGRRTHEYAAVAAARAAYLAGFATTSNLEAGRRYGIPTRGTVAHAFMLLHDSEEAAFRAQVEKMGADTTLLVDTYDITAGIETAVRVAGPELGAIRIDSGDVGPLARRAREQLDSLGAKDTRIVVSGDLDEHAIAALRAEPVDAYGVGTSVVTGSGAPTAGMVYKLVEVDGKPVAKRSAHKESRGGRKSALRRHRGTGTAVEEVVWTTAGPAPAAEANDRPLQIPLIRAGRAEADLPTLDDARQRLRRGLVSLPWEGLKLSHGEPAIPTLFF, encoded by the coding sequence ATGGGTTCACCGGAACCGGCCACGGCCAGCACTGCGCTGCTCACCGACCACTACGAGCTGACCATGCTGGGCAGCGCGCTCGCCGACGGAACGGCGGAGCGGCCCTGCGTGTTCGAGGTGTTCGCCCGGCGATTGCCGGACGGCCGGCGCTACGGCGTCGTCGCGGGCACCGCGCGCGTGCTCGACGCCATCGCGGACTTCCGCTTCACCGACGCCGAACTGGCGCAGCTGGAAGCGACCGCGGTCGTCGACGACGCGACGCTGTCCTGGCTCGCCGACTACGAATTCTCGGGTGACCTCGACGGGTACGCCGAGGGCGAGCTGTACTTCCCGGGCTCGCCGATCCTGACCGTCACCGGCTCGTTCGCCGAATGCGTGCTGCTCGAGACGTTGGTGCTGTCGATCCTCAACCACGACAGCGCGATCGCGTCGGCGGCGGCCCGGATGTCCGGCGCCGCGCACGGCCGCCCGATCATCGAGATGGGCGGCCGCCGGACGCACGAGTACGCCGCCGTCGCGGCCGCGCGCGCCGCCTACCTGGCCGGCTTCGCAACGACGTCCAACCTCGAAGCGGGCCGCCGCTACGGCATCCCGACGCGGGGCACCGTCGCGCACGCCTTCATGCTGCTGCACGACAGCGAAGAAGCGGCGTTCCGCGCGCAGGTCGAGAAGATGGGCGCGGACACGACACTGCTGGTCGACACCTACGACATCACCGCCGGCATCGAGACCGCGGTCCGCGTCGCCGGGCCGGAGCTCGGCGCGATCCGGATCGACTCCGGCGACGTCGGCCCGCTCGCCCGCCGGGCCCGGGAGCAGCTGGACTCCCTCGGCGCGAAGGACACCCGGATCGTCGTGTCCGGCGACCTCGACGAGCACGCCATCGCGGCGCTGCGCGCGGAGCCGGTGGACGCGTACGGCGTCGGGACCTCGGTGGTCACCGGGTCCGGCGCGCCGACCGCCGGCATGGTCTACAAGCTGGTCGAGGTGGACGGCAAGCCGGTCGCCAAGCGCAGCGCGCACAAGGAGTCCCGCGGCGGCCGCAAGTCCGCGCTGCGGCGCCACCGCGGCACCGGTACCGCGGTCGAGGAGGTCGTCTGGACCACGGCGGGCCCCGCGCCGGCCGCGGAGGCCAACGACCGGCCGCTGCAGATCCCGCTGATCCGCGCTGGCCGCGCGGAGGCGGATCTGCCTACGCTCGACGACGCCAGGCAACGGCTGCGCCGCGGCCTGGTCAGCCTGCCGTGGGAGGGCCTCAAGCTCTCGCACGGCGAGCCCGCTATCCCGACGCTGTTCTTCTGA
- the clpS gene encoding ATP-dependent Clp protease adapter ClpS: protein MSTPVASEQTQVEPAGAEVAESDTPWRTVVWNDPVNLMSYVTYVFQKLFGYSRDHATKLMLDVHHKGKAIVSSGSKEKVETDVAKLHAAGLWATMEQTS from the coding sequence ATGTCCACGCCTGTCGCATCCGAACAGACGCAGGTCGAACCGGCCGGTGCCGAAGTAGCCGAGTCGGACACCCCCTGGCGGACCGTGGTCTGGAACGACCCGGTGAACCTGATGTCGTACGTGACGTACGTCTTCCAGAAGCTGTTCGGCTACAGCCGCGACCACGCCACCAAGCTGATGCTCGACGTGCACCACAAGGGCAAGGCGATCGTGTCGTCCGGCAGCAAGGAGAAGGTGGAGACGGACGTGGCGAAACTCCACGCGGCCGGCCTGTGGGCCACCATGGAGCAGACCTCGTGA
- a CDS encoding DUF2017 domain-containing protein, with amino-acid sequence MNGWRRKGAVIHAGFEQQEAAVLRGLVSQLEDMLTARAEEAPQDELAELTGIRTGPTESPDDPVLSRLLPDFHKLDPDNPTREDLDSASAMRSLHEPELLDIKVGVAKTVLDTLPRDGGQVRLTEEQADAWLGALNDVRLALGTALDVTEDMPDELPEDDPRAPHLGVYHWLTWVQETLIQALTG; translated from the coding sequence GTGAACGGCTGGCGGCGCAAGGGCGCGGTCATCCACGCGGGGTTCGAGCAGCAGGAGGCGGCCGTCCTGCGCGGGCTGGTCAGCCAGCTCGAGGACATGCTCACCGCGCGGGCCGAGGAGGCGCCGCAGGACGAGCTCGCCGAGCTGACCGGCATCCGGACCGGGCCCACCGAGTCCCCGGACGACCCGGTGCTCTCGCGGCTGCTCCCGGACTTCCACAAGCTCGACCCGGACAACCCGACCCGCGAGGACCTCGACTCCGCCTCGGCGATGCGCTCGCTGCACGAGCCGGAGCTGCTGGACATCAAGGTCGGCGTGGCGAAGACCGTGCTCGACACGCTGCCCCGCGACGGCGGCCAGGTCCGGCTCACCGAGGAGCAGGCCGACGCCTGGTTGGGCGCGCTCAACGACGTCCGGCTGGCGCTGGGCACCGCCCTCGACGTCACCGAAGACATGCCCGACGAGCTGCCCGAGGACGACCCGCGGGCGCCGCACCTGGGCGTCTACCACTGGCTGACCTGGGTGCAGGAGACGCTGATCCAGGCGCTGACCGGATGA
- a CDS encoding P1 family peptidase, producing MITDVPGVLVGHHERVGDGWATGTTVVLVPGGAVGAVDQRGGAPGTRETNLLEPENLVQRVNAVCLSGGSAYGLAAADGVMRWLSERNLGFPVGAQPHEVVPIVPAAVLFDLPRSDWCNRPDASFGYEACAAASASFAEGTVGAGAGAAVGSLKGGIGSASEVVNGFTVGALAAVNAAGEAVDLSTGRAYAADHGDFGVTWPSRAASLPSKRTDLNTTIGVVAVDAALSKAEARRIAVAAQDGLARAVRPAHTMFDGDTVFALATGERELPDASGPFGAAARPVALDALCSAAARVFARAMVRGLLAATAAGGVPAYRDVWPEAFG from the coding sequence ATGATCACCGACGTCCCCGGCGTGCTGGTCGGGCACCACGAGCGGGTCGGCGACGGCTGGGCCACCGGGACGACGGTGGTGCTGGTCCCCGGCGGCGCGGTCGGGGCCGTCGACCAGCGCGGGGGCGCGCCCGGCACGCGGGAGACGAACCTGCTGGAGCCGGAGAACCTGGTGCAGCGGGTCAACGCGGTTTGCCTGTCGGGCGGGTCGGCGTACGGCCTGGCCGCGGCGGACGGCGTGATGCGGTGGCTTTCGGAACGGAACCTGGGCTTCCCGGTCGGCGCGCAGCCGCACGAGGTGGTGCCGATCGTGCCCGCGGCCGTGCTGTTCGACCTGCCGCGCAGCGACTGGTGCAACCGGCCCGACGCGTCTTTCGGGTACGAAGCCTGTGCGGCGGCGTCCGCCTCGTTCGCGGAAGGCACGGTCGGCGCGGGCGCGGGGGCGGCCGTGGGGTCGCTGAAGGGCGGGATCGGGTCGGCGAGCGAGGTCGTCAACGGGTTCACCGTCGGGGCGCTGGCGGCGGTCAACGCGGCCGGCGAGGCCGTGGATCTCTCGACCGGGCGGGCGTACGCGGCCGACCACGGGGACTTCGGCGTGACGTGGCCTTCGCGGGCCGCCTCACTGCCCTCGAAGCGGACCGACCTGAACACGACGATCGGCGTGGTCGCGGTCGACGCGGCGCTGTCGAAGGCCGAGGCGCGGCGGATCGCGGTCGCGGCCCAGGACGGGCTGGCGCGCGCGGTGCGCCCGGCGCACACGATGTTCGACGGCGACACGGTGTTCGCGCTGGCCACGGGCGAGCGTGAGCTCCCGGACGCGAGCGGCCCGTTCGGCGCGGCGGCGCGCCCGGTGGCGCTGGACGCGCTGTGCTCGGCGGCGGCGCGGGTGTTCGCGCGGGCGATGGTGCGCGGCCTGCTGGCGGCGACGGCCGCGGGCGGAGTGCCGGCCTACCGGGACGTGTGGCCCGAGGCGTTCGGCTGA
- a CDS encoding Mov34/MPN/PAD-1 family protein — protein MLRIRRELVDEIVAHARRDHPDEACGVIAGPEGSDSPERFIPMLNAARSPTFYEFDSADLLKLYRELDANDEAPVVIYHSHTATEAYPSRTDANIAAEPDAHYVLVSTRDPEVHEFRSYRIVDAEITEEPVEIID, from the coding sequence GTGCTCCGGATTCGCCGTGAACTCGTCGACGAGATCGTCGCCCACGCCCGCCGTGACCACCCCGACGAGGCGTGCGGGGTGATCGCCGGGCCCGAGGGCTCCGACTCGCCCGAGCGCTTCATCCCCATGCTGAACGCGGCGCGCTCGCCGACGTTCTACGAATTCGACTCCGCCGACCTGCTGAAGCTCTACCGCGAGCTGGACGCGAACGACGAGGCGCCGGTGGTCATCTACCACTCGCACACGGCGACCGAGGCGTACCCGTCGCGGACCGACGCGAACATCGCGGCCGAGCCGGACGCGCACTACGTGCTCGTCTCCACCCGCGACCCCGAAGTGCACGAGTTCCGGTCGTACCGGATCGTGGACGCCGAGATCACCGAGGAGCCGGTCGAGATCATCGACTGA
- a CDS encoding MoaD/ThiS family protein: MAVTVSIPTILRTHTGGEKSVEAKGATVLEIIDDVESRHAGIKARLVKEEKLHRFINVYVNDEDVRFSGGLEAEVKDGDTLTILPAVAGG, translated from the coding sequence ATGGCCGTGACCGTCTCCATCCCGACGATCCTGCGCACCCACACCGGCGGCGAGAAGTCCGTCGAGGCGAAGGGCGCGACCGTGCTCGAGATCATCGACGACGTCGAGTCCCGGCACGCCGGCATCAAGGCGCGCCTGGTCAAGGAGGAGAAGCTGCACCGCTTCATCAACGTCTACGTCAACGACGAGGACGTGCGCTTCTCCGGTGGCCTCGAGGCCGAGGTCAAGGACGGCGACACCCTGACCATCCTCCCCGCCGTGGCCGGTGGCTGA
- a CDS encoding PLP-dependent cysteine synthase family protein: MARFESLLDALGGTPLVGLPRLSPTHDVRLWAKLEDRNPTGSIKDRPALAMIEAAEREGKLRRGSTILEPTSGNTGIALAMAAKLKGYGLVCVMPENTSTERKQLLQAYGARIVFSPAAGGSNEAVRRAKELAEDNPDWVMLYQYGNPANADAHYHGTGPELLKDLPTLTHFVGGLGTTGTLVGCGRYLHEAKPDVQIIAAEPRYGELVYGLRNLDEGFVPELYDPSVLNGRYSVGAYDALRRTRELLEHEGIFAGISTGAVLHAALAVAEKAAARGETADVAFVVADAGWKYLSTGAYAGSLDEAAERLDGQLWA; the protein is encoded by the coding sequence ATGGCTCGCTTCGAGTCCCTGCTCGACGCACTCGGCGGCACCCCGCTGGTCGGGCTGCCCCGGCTCTCGCCGACGCACGACGTGCGCCTGTGGGCGAAGCTGGAGGACCGCAACCCGACCGGCTCGATCAAGGACCGCCCCGCGCTGGCCATGATCGAAGCCGCCGAGCGCGAAGGCAAGCTCCGGCGCGGCTCCACGATCCTGGAGCCGACGTCGGGCAACACCGGCATCGCGCTGGCCATGGCCGCCAAGCTCAAGGGCTACGGGCTCGTCTGCGTCATGCCGGAGAACACCTCGACCGAGCGCAAGCAGCTGCTGCAGGCCTACGGCGCGCGGATCGTCTTCTCGCCCGCCGCGGGCGGCTCGAACGAGGCCGTCCGGCGGGCGAAGGAACTGGCCGAGGACAACCCGGACTGGGTGATGCTCTACCAGTACGGCAACCCGGCCAACGCCGACGCGCACTACCACGGCACCGGTCCCGAGCTGCTCAAGGACCTGCCGACGCTGACGCACTTCGTCGGTGGCCTCGGCACGACCGGCACGCTGGTCGGCTGCGGGCGCTACCTGCACGAGGCCAAGCCGGACGTCCAGATCATCGCGGCCGAACCGCGCTACGGCGAGCTGGTGTACGGCCTGCGCAACCTCGACGAGGGGTTTGTGCCGGAGCTGTACGACCCCAGCGTGCTGAACGGGCGGTACTCGGTCGGCGCGTACGACGCGCTTCGCCGCACGCGTGAGCTGCTGGAGCATGAAGGCATCTTCGCCGGCATCTCGACGGGCGCGGTGCTGCACGCCGCGCTGGCCGTCGCCGAGAAGGCCGCGGCTCGCGGCGAAACGGCCGACGTCGCCTTCGTCGTGGCCGACGCCGGGTGGAAGTACCTGTCGACGGGTGCGTACGCCGGTTCGCTCGACGAAGCGGCGGAGCGGCTCGACGGGCAGCTCTGGGCCTGA
- a CDS encoding MBL fold metallo-hydrolase: protein MPELRTAFAGVSNVLVTDGASAVLVDGFFSRPSLLKMATRVAPDRDRIDEALGRLGVTELDAVLVAHSHVDHALDAPVVAKLTGATLAGSPSTRKIQEGYDLAAEPFEELVPGKPVEFGAFTVTPVDARHSDGDRVPGEITEPVRLPAKAKAFKTGRCYSFHIAHAAGTVLVHASANFVPGALAGFAADVVYLGIGAAGKKSEQWREEYWRETVGAVGARTVRPVHWDAFWRPLSKPLKLLPKVFDDLDRTMATFERLAEADGVGLALPELWKAE from the coding sequence ATGCCCGAACTGCGCACGGCGTTTGCCGGGGTCTCGAACGTGCTGGTCACCGACGGTGCTTCGGCGGTGCTGGTCGACGGCTTCTTCTCGCGGCCGTCCCTGCTCAAGATGGCGACGCGGGTGGCCCCGGACCGCGACCGGATCGACGAAGCCCTGGGCCGGCTCGGCGTCACGGAACTGGACGCCGTCCTGGTCGCGCATTCGCACGTGGACCACGCCCTGGACGCCCCCGTGGTCGCGAAGCTGACCGGGGCCACGCTGGCCGGCTCGCCGTCGACGCGGAAGATCCAGGAGGGCTACGACCTGGCGGCCGAGCCGTTCGAGGAGCTGGTCCCCGGCAAGCCCGTGGAGTTCGGCGCGTTCACCGTGACCCCCGTCGACGCCCGCCACAGCGACGGCGACCGGGTGCCCGGTGAGATCACCGAGCCGGTCCGGCTGCCGGCGAAGGCCAAGGCGTTCAAGACCGGCCGGTGCTACTCGTTCCACATCGCCCACGCGGCGGGCACCGTCCTGGTCCACGCGTCGGCGAACTTCGTGCCCGGCGCGCTGGCCGGCTTCGCCGCGGACGTCGTCTACCTCGGCATCGGCGCGGCGGGGAAGAAGAGCGAACAGTGGCGGGAGGAGTACTGGCGGGAGACCGTCGGCGCGGTCGGCGCCCGGACCGTCCGGCCGGTGCACTGGGACGCCTTCTGGCGGCCGCTGAGCAAGCCGCTCAAGCTCCTGCCCAAGGTCTTCGACGACCTGGACAGGACGATGGCCACCTTCGAGCGGCTGGCCGAGGCCGACGGCGTCGGCCTCGCCCTGCCCGAACTCTGGAAAGCGGAGTAG
- a CDS encoding aspartate/glutamate racemase family protein, with amino-acid sequence MKVIGLLGGMSWESSAQYYRLVNERVKAVLGGFHSAHTVLYSVDFAEIERMQAGGRWDDAGAELNRAAKALEAAGADFVVLCTNTMHKVADRLEDGLGIPLLHLADATAAAVRAAGIHRVGLLGTGFTMGQPFYRERLAAHGLDVLVPPAEDRELVHRVIYDELVLGVVEPASREAYRGVIARLVEAGAEGVIYGCTEIELLVGPEDAPVPTFPTTRLHAEAAVDYALGTTSLPVPPT; translated from the coding sequence ATGAAGGTCATCGGGCTGCTCGGCGGGATGAGCTGGGAATCTTCCGCCCAGTACTACCGGCTTGTGAACGAACGGGTGAAGGCCGTCCTCGGCGGGTTCCACTCGGCGCACACCGTGCTCTACTCCGTCGACTTCGCCGAGATCGAGCGCATGCAGGCCGGCGGCCGCTGGGACGACGCCGGCGCCGAGCTGAACCGCGCCGCCAAGGCCCTCGAAGCGGCCGGTGCCGACTTCGTCGTGCTCTGCACCAACACCATGCACAAGGTCGCCGACCGGCTCGAGGACGGCCTCGGCATCCCGCTGCTGCACCTCGCCGACGCCACCGCCGCGGCCGTGCGGGCCGCCGGGATCCACCGGGTCGGCCTGCTCGGCACGGGGTTCACCATGGGACAGCCGTTCTACCGCGAGCGCCTCGCCGCGCACGGCCTCGACGTGCTCGTGCCGCCGGCCGAAGACCGCGAACTCGTGCACCGGGTGATCTACGACGAGCTGGTGCTCGGGGTCGTCGAGCCCGCCTCCCGCGAGGCCTACCGCGGGGTGATCGCGCGGCTCGTCGAAGCCGGTGCCGAGGGCGTCATCTACGGCTGCACGGAGATCGAGCTGCTGGTCGGGCCCGAGGACGCCCCCGTGCCGACCTTCCCCACGACCCGCCTGCACGCCGAAGCGGCGGTGGACTACGCGCTGGGCACCACCTCGCTGCCCGTGCCGCCGACGTGA
- a CDS encoding arylamine N-acetyltransferase family protein, which yields MAGMDVTGYLARLGLDPEPPSLAALRRLHAAHVERVPYEALEVQLGRPTPLDPAASLARILQGRGGYCYHLNGAFSALLRALGYQVTRHLGGVQGSAADAPNVDRNHLALTVTGLPDAPGSTWLADTGLGDGPHEPLPLREGTYVQGPHTYRLRPSEVAPGGWRFEHDPAGSFTGMDFAPGPAELADFEEKHAWLSTAPESGFVRVCALLRRDATGVDTLRALTLNRHGAREVIGSPGDWWAAAADVFGIRPALFTDAERERVWRQCAAQHEAHVGGTGSEVVPSA from the coding sequence GTGGCCGGCATGGACGTCACCGGTTACCTCGCGCGGCTCGGCCTCGATCCCGAGCCGCCGAGCCTCGCCGCGCTGCGGCGGCTGCACGCGGCGCACGTCGAACGCGTGCCCTACGAAGCCCTGGAAGTCCAGCTCGGGCGGCCGACCCCGCTCGACCCGGCGGCTTCGCTGGCGCGGATCCTGCAGGGCCGCGGCGGGTACTGCTACCACCTCAACGGCGCTTTTTCGGCGTTGCTGCGCGCGCTCGGCTACCAGGTCACGCGGCACCTCGGCGGGGTGCAGGGCAGCGCGGCGGACGCGCCGAACGTCGACCGCAACCACCTGGCGCTGACCGTCACCGGGCTGCCGGACGCCCCGGGCAGCACGTGGCTCGCCGACACCGGGCTCGGCGACGGCCCGCACGAGCCGCTCCCCCTCCGGGAAGGCACCTACGTGCAGGGCCCGCACACCTACCGGCTGCGGCCGTCGGAGGTGGCGCCGGGCGGCTGGCGGTTCGAGCACGACCCCGCGGGCAGCTTCACCGGCATGGATTTCGCCCCCGGGCCCGCGGAGCTGGCCGACTTCGAGGAGAAGCACGCCTGGCTGTCGACCGCTCCGGAGTCCGGCTTCGTGCGGGTCTGCGCGTTGCTGCGTCGGGACGCGACCGGCGTCGACACGCTGCGCGCCCTGACGCTGAACCGCCACGGCGCCCGGGAGGTGATCGGGTCACCCGGCGACTGGTGGGCGGCCGCCGCGGACGTGTTCGGCATCCGGCCGGCGCTGTTCACCGACGCCGAGCGCGAGCGGGTGTGGCGGCAGTGCGCCGCCCAGCACGAAGCTCACGTCGGCGGCACGGGCAGCGAGGTGGTGCCCAGCGCGTAG